From Punica granatum isolate Tunisia-2019 chromosome 1, ASM765513v2, whole genome shotgun sequence:
aatagttagaaaaaaaagtagataTGAGAATTTATgattaaatgagagaaaaaaaggcaaatatatatatataaatgtaaaagtagatatgagaatttattattacaaaattgattgtaataatagtTTGGAAAATGTATgtttgagaatttattatcaaatgagaaaaataaaaaaaaaacaatgagTAGTTGAATTAATGGAAGTTGAGTGGAGTAAGattttactttgaaaccaaacccGCGGCGCttggttttgaaatttttttttactccaCTCCACTCTAATATTCAATTAATTCAATGAcataattattgtttttttcgttttttttcgtttaataatgaattttcacaaatactttttattaatcattattacaattattttttaataataaattttcatttgctatatatatatattttatctttttctttaatttaataataatttctcacatttattttttataatcattattataattaatttttaatagtaaatttcctatataatatatgcttTTGTCTATATTAGGTTAGAATGGAGTTGAATAAAACTCCAAATTGGGGCTTTGGAGCGGCTTTACTACTAAAATttcgaaaaagaaagaaaaaaacacaGTTCTCAAAAACGAACATAATCAATCATCCctcccaaaaaagaaaaaaagaaaaaaaggacagTTCCCCCATTTCTTCCTCTTAACTTCCCGAACCCAATCCCCCCCAGCCTTCTTGACTCTCTCTTCGATCTCCTCTCGACAAGATCAGATCCCGCAAAATCCATATACAATTCCGATTCTCTTGTCGTCTCCGACATCCTCACAAATAGCTTGATTGAAGGAGGCTGCTCCGAGATGAGCACGGGGGAGCTGCTCGATATCGAGCCTGTGGAGCTCAAATTCCCATGTGGGTTTCGTTCCAATCCTTTGTTTCTTGCCTCTGGGCTGCTTTAATTCTCTAATTGCTTCTGCTCTTGATGGTTCTTTTGTGTTTTGATTAGTTGAGCTGCGGAAGCAGATCTCTTGCTCGCTTCAGTTGTCCAATAAGACCGACGACTATGTAGCTTTCAAGGTAACAAATTGCTTCATCTTCGCTTAGTAATGCTAAGCCGTCGTGTGTAGGTTTCAGCTAATTGACCGAATCTTGTCTCTTTCCCTCACCCAAAGCTGCCTTTTGCTTGCTTCGAAATGTCGTATGAGACTGAATATTAGGTGCCCTTTGGCATTGGAAGGccttctttaattttcttatcttAATCATTTACGCGAGTATAAGACCAAGACGATACGACTACCAACTGCCTTGGAATTGGACTCTCTGTGAGACAGTTCAAATAGCAGGAGAAGGGTTAGGAAGGTCTTACTGTTGCGTTCTGAATAAGTATGCAACATAAATCGGGCAGAAGAgaaagtttcttttttttcttttcttttttttaattcgcCACCATAGTTTGTGTCGTCTTGGTTGTATCTGATCTCACTTATGGGAAAGAAAAATCGGATGCAGCTTTAGATGTGCTATTCCATGTCCAATCCATTGAAGtatttgatttttataattttcaggTGAAAACAACCAACCCAAAGAAGTACTGTGTTCGTCCAAACACGGGAGTCGTCCGGCCACGGTCAACTTGTGATGTCATTGGTAATCGCCTCTGCTTGCATAGATTCTGCCCTTTCTCTGTTTCTTGTTATAATTTACTGATGGTTAAATTCATATGCTGGTTATTTAGTTACTATGCAAGCACAAAAAGAAGCTCCTCTCGACATGCAATGCAAGGACAAGTTTCTCCTCCAGAGTGTGAAAGCAATCAATGGCGTAACTGCGAAGGACATAACTGCAGAAATGGTATCTACGTGATGGCTTACCTGTTAAAACTCAACCAATTGAGTGCCTGAAAGTTGGCTGCATAGAAGAAAGAGGGTGAAAAAAGATGGTTGAGAGGAGGAAagtggaagagagagagagagagagagagaagaggcaGGGGAGGAATCTAGAGCATCTAGCTATCAATTGCATAATCGTTAAATGGCCAAAAACTGCTTAGTGAATTTACTGGCTGTTCGCTTAATTAGTTTTTGAACTTGTCTTGAAGTATTTCGTTACTCTATTGTCCCTCATTATTGTTTTAGCTTTCAAGCACTTAAGATCTTATGTTTTACCAAGCACATAAGAGTTAAGTTTTACCAAGCATAATATCCTTGCAATTTGCTGAAGTCGATGCCGAATCCTTAAAATAACTTTAGAACTGTTGCTGGTGCAGTTCAGTAAGGAGGCTGGAAATGCAGTCGAGGAGTGCAAATTGCGAGTTGTCTATGTCTCGCCACCACGACCCCCTTCCCCTGTTCGGGAAGGGTCAGAAGAAGGGTCTTCTCCGAGGGCTTCTGTGTCAGAAAATGGCAGCGCAAATGGTTCTGAGGTACCCGGTTGTAGTACTTGCAaagttctttttgttttttcctcAGATGGAAGATTCTTTTCTGTGAAAATAAAGAATCAAACATAATGAGTGAATGAGATGGCTTCTGTTTGGGCAACAACAGGTACAACGATCGCTTCTTGAGTCTCAAGAAGAATCTTCAGAGGTATGATCATTCTTCTTCTGCACCTTTTATATCGCCATTGTGGTTgaggtaaaagaaaaaaacaaagtaaGAATAGCCGCCTTGTTATGATGGAGAAGATGAACTGAGATCATAAATCCTTTGAGTTACTGCAGATAAAAATCCAGATCAGAGAGCACTAACCCTAAACTGAGTTTATATGGGACATAGGAATTTCAGTTACTGGGATACTGTGCATATCCTGATTTTTCtccatctttctttttcattttccttttgttttccacatttccttcttttttccttaaaactCTTTCTCTGAGTACATTCTGGATTGGTTTCCCTGCTTAATTGTCAATTTCTATGTCTGCTACATTTGATGAGCCAGTAGCAGCCATTGTCCCCCTATTTAAGAAATCTTTGCTAGACATAATCCCGTTCAGGCACCAGTTTGATATGTTTTACTTTGGGACTTTTGTAGACGAGAGCCCTAATAGTAAAATTGATGGAGGAGAAAAACGATGCGATTCAACAAACTAACAAGCTTCGTCAGGAGCTGGTAAGAAGTTATGATGCTCTATTTACAGTTTGTGCAAtctgtttcttttttacttattCTGCGTGCCAGTAAAGACTgacaagaaagaaaatatcCAAGTTCATCTGTATTCTGGAGTCTTCTTTTTGCCACAATCTATGCATGGAACTGAACTACGCGTATAGATTTGTCTATCTGTTAATGATGACAGATTTCCTATAATGCATTCTGTCTATCTCCTGTGCTTCCTCTGGGCTTCATCGGTTGCTTTGCTTCTAAGTAGAACTAATGATGTGTAGGAGTTGCTGAGGCGTGGGGTAAACCAGAAAGGAGGTGGTATCTCGCTTATGTTTGTGGTTCTGGTTGGCTTCCTTGGCATACTCTTGGGGTTCCTCATGAAGAGGGCATGACCCACAGAGACAGATGTTGTTAACGAGTCGAGCTTCTTTCTTATGTCTGCATTCCTCAGACGATGAAAAAGGTCAATCCAAATGTGCACATCATTAGACTTGCTATGTAAATGCTTGAATATCGGATGGTGATGAATCTTTCGTTGAGATGCTCGTCTTGTCGTAAACTTTGAGGAATATCCATTGCCTTTTTAAGAGGTTTTAGATCAATTGTGGCTTTGGAGACTTTTGGGATTTGCATTTATGACCTATTAGTTAGTGACGATTCTTCGAGCTTGCCCGTGTCCGAAGCTGGTGGCATTCTTTCGACCGGGCATGAAGGGCACACGAGATGACGTGAGAGTATGTGGTATCGAATCATTTTTCCTGATTAAGGCTTGTTTTGTATGGTGGAGCTATCAGATTCTCTTTGGGCTGAGTGGACTTTATTTATATGGCATGTTTAGCTCGTTTTACCTAATAAGTTCAAAACAGTTAAAATTTTGATCATTTTGTTGCAAAAAATTAGAATGTCCAATCAAGTATCCATTGATTGTGTATGTTCTGTCTTATGTCAATAAATGTTTTTgaggaaatggaaaagaagagTCAAATGGGTGCCGGGTGGCCATGTCAATATTAAGTAGATGCAATGTCAAAATATGAAATGATTCCAGGCAATTGTACGGGCATTTTGGGCAGAAAGCTCAACCGACATGAGTCGGGTATCTTGAACGATGCATGGATTCAACATCGTAGCTCTACACTGGTGAAGAAGCAGCAGTAGCAGCAGTCAGAAAAGCTCTGATCCAATCAACCGACTGGTGGATCCCGAGCAGCAACGGCATCCCCGGTTTCTCTCCAGACATTAGTCCTCAGTTGCTCCCCTGCAATTGCAAGGCCATTTGTTGAACCCCTCCCACAACCCCAAAGCTCGGGACCTTGGGACGTATGGTCCCCCAAGATGGACCTGAACGTCATGCAAAACGATACCGCTGGCTTTTGACCTTTTTAGTTCGGCCTCCTGTCCTGCCTCTACATACTGCGCTATTCAGGTGTGTGTTTGAATTGTTTCAATCGACCATCTCTGTCCGTCCAGCCCCTTCCTCTGGCCCTGCACCAGTGTATTCTGGAACGGCGAAATTCAGTCTCGAGTAAATAGCTTCATCATGCGAAAAAACAGATCACTGGACTGGAGTTCTTTGAACCTGTGCTTGAGACTCGAATCACCTGGAAAAGGGGAAAGATTTGAGCTTCATTACTTCTGTATTTATTTCCAGCAGTAAAGcgaagagatatatatatatatatcagtacAAAAATAGAACATGGATAAATGTGAGTCCGACTCCGACGAGCCATCAAAATACAAGAGATAACCCACAATCAAGATCGTATTTGACTCGAATGCAGCTGGCCTCGATGCGTGGCAAATGCCTCCAATTTCGTGGCGATCATTTGCACTCTGGTAGAAGATGGACTGGGAGGAGTCCAGTGGGATGCAGAGGAGCGCAGAACTGCCCCGCTCCACCGGCTAAGCGGGCTTGGGAAAGAGGAACACGTGACGGTATCAGTGGAGGGAGCCGACATGCCAATCATCAAATAGCGGGTTCAGGGCTGGGGCTAGGCGTGGTGGCAGGCGGCCAGAGTCCCTCTGTCCCCTGTGCGTACGTACAAGGTCACGAAGATGACCTTGTATCAAACAGAAGGAGGATGAGGGGGTGCTCGATCTGGATATCGCCGAAGGAGCCAGCCTTCGGGGCCAGAGAGTCTAGTTCAAGCTCTCTTTCGCGGATTGGAACCGGACGAACTATTTTTCGAGTCCAAAGAAATTCCAACTCTTGCTTGGCCAATAGTTTTGATTCACCTTCAGGTGTTTTAGTTCTGTTGAAACTGGAAAGGCTCTTTAACTTCATATGGAGCAAATATAAGGGTGTGCCCAGGTACAGAGCAGACCGAAACCGATTACAACCTACCCAATAAGTTTTGggcacatgaaaaaaaaatcagcttTTGTCTCACAAAGAGGCAAAATATTGGAATGTTTCTCTTTTAGAAGTATGTTAggtatatctttttttttttaataataaatatatgaataggATATGAACAACAGTTGGTTGTATGTGTAGTAAAAACGTCAGTTTTTGTCTCCCcgatgagaaaaaaaagattcgtCTGCTTATGTATTTTAGAAGTATCTctgatatatctatattacatATAAGGCTGCGTTTATTTTTATAGtctgattttagaatcataattttaattttaactctacctactacacaataaaaatacacatttcccaagttaaatttataatatcatctcatttgtcctttttcaccatcaaaattaaagttactttaactttgaaacTAAATGGGCTCTAAATCATCCTTTTTCCTTTGATAAATATGTATCTATTATCTATCATGAGTGAAAAAAGACAATATTTGGATGATCATCTATTTCTAATGACAGATGGCTAGTGTGCATCTGCATGTGtcatattatgtatatatatatatatatatatattatattatatgtatcaattaatttatacaCCTCTTTTTTACCAGAGTCTGCAATATAAATGCATCTGCAAGATGAACAGGGACACTACGGctgattcttcttcttccaagtTGTTCTATAACAAGTATAGTCAATCTATCAGCAAggaagataattttttttttaaatcactacttattctctttctttttttcc
This genomic window contains:
- the LOC116192654 gene encoding vesicle-associated protein 1-2-like — protein: MSTGELLDIEPVELKFPFELRKQISCSLQLSNKTDDYVAFKVKTTNPKKYCVRPNTGVVRPRSTCDVIVTMQAQKEAPLDMQCKDKFLLQSVKAINGVTAKDITAEMFSKEAGNAVEECKLRVVYVSPPRPPSPVREGSEEGSSPRASVSENGSANGSEVQRSLLESQEESSETRALIVKLMEEKNDAIQQTNKLRQELELLRRGVNQKGGGISLMFVVLVGFLGILLGFLMKRA